In Streptomyces sannanensis, the DNA window GCTCAGCGTTTCTCCGCCACCCGGCGCGGCGCGCGCCTCGCCCGGCTCCTGTCTGTTGAGCAAGCCGTCGGTTGGGGGATTCCACGCGGCTCGGCAGCCCTCGATTCCTTCGCTCTCGTCGTTGCCGAACTCGCCGCCAACTCTGTGCTGCACGGGTGCGTTCCGGGCCGGGACTTCGAGCTCAGGCTGCTGTTCGACTCCGGAGCCGGTGTCGTCCATGTGGAGGTGTCCGACACTCACCCCCGCCTCCCGGCAGCGAATACCACGACCGACACCGACACCGACACCGACGCGGACGGGGGCCGGGGGCTTGCCCTCGTCGACGCCCTCGCTGCACGGTGGGGTGTACGGGCCCGGGTCGGGCCCGGGAAGACCGTATGGGCGGAGTGTCCGGTGAGCTCGGCGGCTCCATGACCCCGGGACGCGCCCACCGGATTCAGCGCCCGCCCTTCAGTCGGATCTCCCGCGTCCACGCGTTCGTACCGCCCGACGGGGTCGTCTTGCACGCGGCGGCGTAGCACCGCCAGACCCAGGCGTTCTTCCAGCGCCGGATCTC includes these proteins:
- a CDS encoding ATP-binding protein — encoded protein: MTPPHAQVPVTVRTFAQRFSATRRGARLARLLSVEQAVGWGIPRGSAALDSFALVVAELAANSVLHGCVPGRDFELRLLFDSGAGVVHVEVSDTHPRLPAANTTTDTDTDTDADGGRGLALVDALAARWGVRARVGPGKTVWAECPVSSAAP